Below is a genomic region from Castanea sativa cultivar Marrone di Chiusa Pesio chromosome 2, ASM4071231v1.
TGACTTGTGCTCAGAGAAGTCTCTTGCCTTTAGCAGAGAGCATGGGTCAGAGAGGGAGGGAGGAAATCAACCTATCTGGTGCATGTCCGCCattctattctctctctttttatttttcctgttCTCTccagttctttctttctttttccttcgtTTTTATCTCTCGATGTTTGCTTAGTATTTATGATTCTTTCCTTAGAGGTTACTGTTGCCCTCCCCCTCTGTGCATAGTAAGGGTTATTCATATAATGTTTGCCACGACaggcttttaccattttagcctttaaccgtctttttctggtgtgggtgtccttgTCGACCATTACTAATTGGTTAGTCGCCCAACCagcaccacttacctgtgctggccACATCACTCCACATCACCAGACGAATAtgccatttttatttgtttgcttgCAGTGGCATTCTTACCTACCACGGCgtgggtgctctctctctctctccgtccCTTATGGCATACActtagtggttccaactcagccTTACTTCTTTTAGGCGATATGCCATCCCAGCAGGACACTTCCCCCAAAAGAACTTGAGCAAGAACCTCAAAATAGATATTTTCCCTCTCCCCACCGCTAGACTATgctctcttacctctgacccatgacccaccacttcttgtattggctgggtatagGCTGGTGGTGTCTAGGTCTTGCGCGTGCCTCACTTTCATGCTCGTCCAAAATTTGCCTGCTGCTTATGCGTTTGCCGCGATTTGAAGGCCCGCCTGTTCATTCTGCCATCCGTCCTTAACTTCTTATGGCGTGGGCcatttcttgatttctttatGGCTTGCTCCCTTAGGGGCTAGGCTTTGCCTGATTGTGGGCCTTTCCTCCTTTAGGTCATTCTTCTTGCTTTATTCTTGCGGTCTCGCTATTACTTCCTACCGCATCATTCTGCTATTGTTGTTGTAATGTCATTTGACCCAGACCTGCTGGGCCTCTTTGGGCTTGctgcttatttcttttttaggacCCAATAAGCTTATTGGGCCTTTCACTACATTACTTGCAGGCTCCCATGTCCCATTTACTTCCTTTTGAGCATTCTTCGCTCATTTACTTTTCATGGGTATCCTTGACCCTTTCTACTTTTCCCATGAGCgtttactaactccttgggcttcccTGGTCCAATTATTCTttccttcatccttggggcttatggactctccattgccccttactttctttactagCATTACTTCGGGTCCACTATGACTGTTgtgacccattctcacttttctacatcataTAATGTCCATGAGTTTGCTACTTCTCTCTTTCTGGGCCTTTTTAGGCCCGTTTGCTTCCTTAAGAtccatttatttgctttatggacctatgatccattattcctgccgcTTGGGCTTAATGGCGTGGCCGCGTCACTCCACATCACCAGACGAAGAtgactattttgtttgtttgcttgccgTGGCATTCTTACCTGCCATGGCatgggtgctctctctctctgtcccTCATGGCATACATCGAGTAGTTCCAACTCAACGTTGCTTCTTTTGGGCAGTATGTCATTCCAGCAGGACACTTCCCCCAAAAGAACCTGAGCAAGAACCTCAAAATAGGTTTTTTCCCTCTCCCCACTACTAGACCATGCtttcttacctctgacccatgacccaccacttcttgtattggctgggtatagGCTAGTGGTGTCTGGGCCTTGCGCGTGCCTCACTTTCATGCTCGTCCAAAATCTGCTAGCTACTTATGTGTTTGCTGCGATTTAAAGGTCCGCCTGCTCATTCTGCCATCCGTCCTTAACTTCTTATGGCGTGGGCCATTTCCTGATTTCTTTATGGCTTGCTCCCTTAGGGGCTGGGCTTTGCCTGATTGTGGGCCTTTCCTCCTTCAAGTCATTCTTCTTGCTTTATTCTTGCGGTCTCACTATTACTTCCTGCCACATCATTCTGCTATTCTTGCCGTAATGTCATTTGACCCAAATCTACTGGACCTCTTTGGGCTTGctacttatttcttttttacgACCCAATAAGCTTATTGGACCTTTCACTACATTACTTGCGGGCTCCCATGTCCCATTTACTTCCTCTTGGACATTCTTCGCTCATTTActttccttgggcatccttgaCCCTTTCTACTTTTCCCATGGGCgtttactaactccttgggcttccttggcccaattGTTCtatccttcatccttggggcttaTAGACTTTCTATTGccccttattttttttacttgcatTACTTCGAGTCCGCTGTGGCTGctgtggcccattctcacttttctatatTATATACTGTCCATGAGTTTGCTACTTCTCTCTTTTTGGGTCtttttaggcccatttgctttctcgagatccatttatttgctttatgggcctatgatccattattcttgCCGCTTGGGCTTAATAGTCTTTCTATCCAATTGCTAGCTCTCTTCTGCCCACGTTGTTGGGCTTCCTCTCCCTACTGGGCTTctcaaaatgagcatcaacattTATCCCCCAAAGCATATGAAGTGCTCCTGCGGTTCATATGTGAATAAAGACTTCCCTATCCCtcctattttcttcttcttcttttcctttgcaGGCTTTTTGGAATAGTGGACCCCAACTtgtatttacatatatatacttttttttttcttttcctgccATGAACAGTGTTGTCTCTTCAAATTTTCTAGTTTAGCAGTTATTCTGAAACACAACCTCCGCTTCATTAACTCCTTCCCTTATCCAATGATTGACCCATCACATCTCTTCGTATCGCTCTTAATGGCGTTGGTATTTAAGATAAAGTCCCTTCACATTTCGGACACAAATACTCTCTCCTTTCCCCTTCCTTCTCTGTGTCTTTCTTTCCAAACACTACAAACCATTTTCTCCGATCAACCGATACTCCATAAAGCCAGTGAAAAGCTAAACTTCTTCCCGTTGTAAGGGAAAAGAGGTTGTCAACGATCCTGCTGTGCGCGAGGTAGGCAAAGAGGCCGCCTATTCTGAATCGAATCATTCCAACGAGGAAGAAGAACAACGCGATCCCAATAGCGAGTGCGCCCCTCTTATAGATCCCTAGTACGATGTCCATGGCCATTTCCCTAAAGTTCTTGGTGATTATGTGCCGCCGCCACCGGGCTGTGTATGGCTTGCCCTTTGTCGCCATAATACAGACGTTTCTTGGGCTCCATTGGCTTCTTCAATTTCCGACCTTGCCATCCGCCAAGGCACTTCACTCCTTGTGCCCATTCACTTTGAATTTGGGTCCGGCGCTGCTTTAGGTTGGCAAGAGTGGATGGATAGGGAGTTGTCCGACACAGGCTTCATAGGTTTGCTACAACGGGCTGGTGTATTAAAGGCTATTGTTTTATCCTGCCGTTTATCTAACTTCAGAGATTTGTTCAACCTTCGCCATTTGGTCCGCCGGTGGTGCACCACTACCcatactttctttctcttctgtGGTGAGATCACCGTGACTTTGGAAGATGTGGCGAATCAATTACTTTTGCTGATCCTTGGTGATGTCGATCTTGCCGCTTTAGAGTTTTCTCTGGAGGAAGAGGCCGTGGAGGCCGAGTTGAAGAAAAGAATAAGTGGCAATGCAAAGTTGTCATTTTGGATTGGTTCCCCTTCCAAGCTCTCTGTCGTTGCTAGCCGTGCAGCCTTTATCACGTTTTGGCTCTGTAAGTTTGTCTTTAGCTGTCATCCCCACTATGTTGTGAAGTCTTTGTATTTTCGATTAGCTATTAACATTTTTGCTGGGGCGAGTCTGCTGCTAGCACCTATGTTCTTGGGACATTTGTATGTCCAGTTAGATATCATGCGAAGCGATGAGAGTCAAACAGGTTCCTGCCATATAGTCACCACTTCTGTTCATAGTACCATCCTACAGCACTTGTTGTATGAGCGTTGTGTTAGGCATTTGGCGAAGTGTAGGCCCGTCCGTTTTGCTAAGGAGAAGTACCGTTCATACCCAAAGGTCATCACGGATTTCTGTGGTAGGTTTGACTCTGATTTTCCGTTGGTTTTTCGTTGGGTTGGTTTAAAACCAATTGACCATCCTGCTATTGAATTCTTTGATAAAGGGGTTGGGTTTTCATTGAGGGCATATAGGAATTTAGGTACAGGTTACACATGTGTGGATTCTGTGATGGTTACATTTGTTAATGTTGTTGGTAACACTACCCCGTTGATCGGCTTTGAGGAGAGGGGTATCACATATTTGGCAGCCACCAATGCTAGGTGGTTGCCTTACTTGGCTGATGATGGTGTCAAATTTGTACAGTACCCTACTAACAGGGTGAAAAGGCAATTTGGGCTGGATCAGGACATTCTTGATGATATTTCTTTACTTATGGAGTCTTCCTCTTCCGTCTAGCCATTCTTGCAGTACACAACCTTTGAGTTTTGGAGCTAGCGCTTTACCGCAGTTACCATCCCAAGTTTGCAGAGGGAGGGTGTTTGTATTGCTGCTATGCACGGGTACTGGCAGGTGGTGATGACCTCATTCGAGAAAGAGTTGTTAGGCAGTTGTGGATTTTCTCTCATTCCTCCATGGGCTTGGCGCAGTCATCTCTACCAACCCTCAATTGTTTCTGCCTTCTGCGTCCGTGTTGGCATATACCAGGAAGCAAAGTGATCTGCCATATTTGAATGGGTTGAGGAGGAGAGAGGATGGTTTTGGCATGCCGGTGATTATCCTGCGAACTGGGAAAAGAGGGTGAAGGTGACCAATGTCCCCATGCCCGCGAAGAAGAGTTCCTCCAAGTCCAAGTCtgcgaagaagaagaaaggtgaTAATTCCTTTAAGACCTACTCGGACATTGTACCTTTTGAGAGTGACCTTCCTCCTATGGGCAACATAGTCCTAGAGAGCACTACTACTCTCTTTGTTCGCACCCATTCCAACAGGCGCCCTGCCGCAGGCAAGACTAGGCCCACTATTCCACGACCATCTACTGATGCTCCTCCTTCCAGCAGGACCCGAGGCAATAAAAGGAAGACTTCTCCTCCTCCAGCACCCACCACTACTGAGCTGAGAGTATATCATCTCTACCATTTCttgttctttattatttgtGTATAAGGTTCTTCTTGCGGCTAACCCCGTGTACCTGTTGGCTCGTCCCCTTCTtctcgtctttttttttttttacattctaaGTACAAGAAGGATTCATCTGCTACCCATCCTATTTCACTCAACAAGCCCGAGTTCGAGGTATGTCTCttgccttctttcttttttcttttttatttatttattttatacatgtCATTAACCTTCCTCCTTGTTTCTCAGGCCGAGCCCGAACCTATTTCTGTGTATCACCCCACAGTTGAGGAGATTTTTGCCTCCATGGGTACACCTATGGAGTGTTTTTTTGATGGAGCTGATGTGGCGTTCTCTGCCACGGCTTCTGCCATTCCTGCTGCCACACAGGGAGTTCCTGCCGAGGGGGTTAGTGAAACCACTCCCATTCCTACCGCAACACCCACTCCCCAGGAAGAGGCCGTCGCTTCCACTACTGTTCATACCGAGGCTGTCTCTCCAGTCACACCCCTTGTTATCTCTACCAGTGACCTTTTCGTGACTCTATCCCAGGCCGTGAAGGATGGCTCCTCCTTAGTGGTTACCCCTTCTTCCCTCCCTAGCTCTGCCACATGTGGGCCTGATGTGGACTTATCTTCTGAGGAGTCTGAGGATGTTCTTGGGGACCGAGATGATGAACCtgccaagaagaagaggatttctgaatctgaagaagaagaagaggagggcGCTGAGCACGAGGCCGAATTCATGGGTACATGATTCTTTGTTTTGCTAAAattccctctctctttttttttgctatctCCTTTTTATGTGTATATATTTGTGTCACCCCTCTGCTGCAGCCTCCCTTTATTTTGTATGTCCATTTTTCTGATTGTATAGACCTTTGAAGAGCCAGGAGTTGCAGCAGACAATGATACGCCTACAACCACTTCCCCTGCTACACCTACAGCACCTGTTTCTACCATTCCCACAACCCCTGTTTCTGTCATTCCCATAGCCCTTGTTTCTACCGTTCCCACAACCCCCATTTTTGCAGGCCCTAATAagttctctctcctctcttctcttcCTCATCCATTCACCATGAATTTCAGTTTGCTTGCTTCATGATTTCTTATACCATTCTTCACATCTCCTACTAGGTCCGCTTCCCATCGTTCCTTCTCAGTTCAAGGTAGGCAGCAGTTCTACCGCAATTCCAGATCCAACAAGTGAGGCCACAGCCTTCTTTACCCGTTTCGACCAGCACGAGGTCAATGACCTCGATCCTGTGGACTTCTGGAGTTCTAGGCCTCCCTATGTCGACTTTCATGGTTTTAGTAGAGGTGAGCAAAACGTCACCGGAGCCGACGTCATCGATCGGCGCCAACGAAACCGTCCCGACTCTAGCGTCGACTAAATGAGCCGAGGCTGACCTTCGAACTTCGCCTTCCGTTCCGATGCCGGTGCGGTGCAGTCACCGGATTGAGAAATCCGAAACTGAGACAGCACCAAACCGAATCGATACAGATCTgtcgttttgtttttttattttatttttatgaagcTGATAAAACGACGTCGTATGTATGagtgttattaaaaaaacaaaaaaacaaaaaaacaaaacggtGCGTTTTATGCTTGGTTTTTAGATTCTCAGGGGTAtaagttcaaaattttctctcaaaattttttaactctctctctcgctctcacCTCTCTAGTCTCGCCTAATGCAGCGCCTCGCCTGAGCTCTACAAAACAATGGTAAGCTTCTTCGTGTTTTAAGTTTAGTTTGTCTTTGTGTTTTActgtttgaatgtttgaatgtCTTCTCCTAGTTTGAATGTTTTTCTTCGCCTGAGTTTTACTGTTTGAATGTTAGAATGTTAAAtgttaaatataatattaaataataaatataatattactGTTTGAATGTTGCCCAACTCCAAGTCGGCAACTAAGGCAAGTAGCTGCTTACAttagttacatatatataaatatagtattatatataatacACGGATGCAGGAGCAGGAtgcttacatatataataatacaatATTAACTATTAAGGTTGGGCCAAGTAGCTGCTTACATTAACAATATCCTAACTGACTATGTTATCTGGTTGGCTAATGGCTGTTTGTAGTtgcttacatatataataatataatattatatatacacagtAACATGGAtgcatacatatataatattaaggTTGGTGTTTGATTAAGGTTGTGATTTACTGATCTTTATATAAGACTTTAATAGTGGATTGGAAACTGCTGGAAAGACTATTATATTATATAGTCTAATAACTATGTCATTAGTCTTAGTTGTTACTTTAGTAAGTTTATAGGAAcaatataaagtataaacttaGTAAACTTAGTAATACATTGTTAGTTGTTAGTTGTCAGTTGTCACAGTTTACTAagtactaactttttttttcttcagcatttcaatttttaagggAGACAGAGATTGAGAGAGTTAAGCATTCAATCCTTCATGGAGAGGTAATCACTAATCACCTACTATATTCagcattttgattttaaatttttagtactTAGTAACAACtgctttaattttatatataaaattagcttttattttatatttatattgagaaCGATATAATAAATTCCTTGTTAATATTAGTGACATGAATTGTTGAGTAATGACTAATGATTATTAATTTGTTAGTTTGTTATTGTTGTAACTAAACtgattaattataatttgatattgttgtgaaaactttttttttttgttgattggaaatttttttattagatggatgTCGATGCTccacttggatttggtgcaccTGGGGACCTTAACCCACCTCCTCTTAGTCTTGGTGCTAACCCTAACTCACCTGAACCTTCAGCACCAATTGGACTTGGTGAATCACTTCCCCCACTATCACCTAAACAAGGTGGTAAAGACCCATCTATAATATGGCAGCACTTCATTAAATTGGTTGGTTTTGATCTTGATAATCCTAGGTCTCAAtgcaagtattgtaaaaatcaatataaatgtCATGGTAAGAAAAATGGTACTTTGGGCATGTTGCAACACATGAAGGCACGTAAGAGCCTTTTCCCTGTGATGATAAgcaaaaaattttgtctttCCAAGCGAAGAGAGAAGGGGAAAGTGGTTCAAATGTGTTAGTGGTTGCAAATTGTAGTAAAGAGAAGATAAGGTTGGCGTTGGCAAGGATGATCATCATTGATGAATTGCCTTTAAATTTGTGGAGCGTCAAGACTTTCAAGAATTTATGGAAATAGTTGAGCCTAGGTTTCCTATTCCCCATCGCACTACCATTGCAAGGGCTTGTATGAAGATTTATTCTAATGAGGTGGATATATTGAGAGGGGCTTTTGTTGGGCAATGGGTTTGTGTGATAACGGATACTTGGACATCCATACAAAACTTGAACTACATGGTAGTCACCGCACACTTCATTGATGGGGATTGGACTTACCAAAAGAAAACCTTGAACTTGTGCCCTATAGCTAATCACATAGGAGACACCATAGGTAGAATGGTTGAGTCATGTTTGTTAAAGTGGAGTATAGACCAATTGTTTACAATCACCGCGGACAATGCTAGCTCTAATGATATGGCAATTGAaaatgtgaagaagaaaaaaaaaaaaaaagatagtagCATATTGGGTGGTGAGTTCATGCATATGCGTTGTTGTGCACATATCTTGAATTTGATAGTGCAAAGTGGGTTGAAGTCCATTTATGAATCAATTTCCAAAGTTAGGAATGCGGTGCGATATGTAAGAGCTTCTCCCACAAGGTTTGAGAAATTTCAAGAATgtgttgaaaatgagaaaatcaaaGCCAAATGTTTGTTGTCCCTTGATGTGCCAACAAGGTGGAATTCCACTTATCTCATGTTAGAATGTGCTTTGAAATTTGTGAGAGCATTTGATAGGTTGGAAGAGGAGGATGGgcattacaaactttttttttgtgaatcaGATGGGAATGGGAAAAAGCCCATTGGTCCTCCTAACTATCTTGATTGAGAAAATGTCAAGACCTTTGTGAAATTTCTTGGCATATTTTATGAGGCGACACTTAGATTTTCTGGGTCTTTGTTTGTCACTTCTAATACATACTTCCATGAGCTAATTAGCATTAAAGATCAATTGCAACAGTTGTGTAATGTTGATGGGGATCCACTTTTGAAGAGTATGGCGGTagagatgaaaagaaaatatgataagtATTGGGGAAGTATGGATAATATCAATTTGATGctttttgttgctgttgttcTTGACCCAAGGTATAGATTGAAGTATGTAAAGTTTTGGTTTAGGGAGTGGTATGGAAAGGACAAGGGGGATGCGATGAGCTCTAAGGTTAGAGATGCATTAAAAAGGTTGTATGTGGAGAGAGTGGGTCAAAATGGAGCTTCGAGTTCTAGTGGTAATGGTGCTTCATTATCTAGGGACTCCAGACCAAGTGTTGGCAATGCTTCATTGTCTGATCGcattaaaagttataataataGGTTTAAGCAACACTTAGCGGATGAGGACAGTGTGGAAAGCAAATCTGAGCTGGATAGGTATTTGTTAGAATCTTTTGAGGACCCTGATGTGGAAGATTTTGACATCTTGATGTGGTAGAAAATGAATTCTTCTAGATACCTAGTTCTTTCTCAAATTGTCGTGATGTGTTGGCTATTCATGTCTCTACAGTTGCATCCGAGTTTGCTTTTAGTACCGGGGGCATATTTTGGATTCATTTCGTAGTTCACTATCTCCTAATACAGTTGAAGCTCTTATTTGTACCCAAAGTTGGTTGAaggatgcaaagaaaaaaagaccaatAAAGTTTCGGGAGTGCATGGATAATGTGAAGGATATGGATGGTTTTGAGATTGACATTGGtaaatatatgtttattttatttgttgtatatatcaattgtttatttatttacttaatgTTTAcgaatcattttattttgaatgggATTGTAGAAATTGCATCGGTTTGCCCAATGCCTATGGAGGAGGATCCAAGCACCATTGTGTTGGATGATGATGAGTGATGTGCTGCTCTTTGCTTGGAGTTAATTAGTAGTTAGTATTATGTAAGTATACATTTGTTTgtgttaattataaatattttattgttcataaacgtttcattattattaacacgtgtttattttgtttgtttagtaTTTTGTAGGAGTTCTAGAATAATGCGTGGTACACAGACTTACTGGACAAAGGACTTACAAGAATTAACATTCTTTTGCCTATATGCTAATTATATCTGTACATGTTATCGGTAGTAGACTTTTCACTAATGGTAGTTATTTAGGTATTCATTGGTGGGATTATTATTGGGGATACAAGCAATTAGCATTCTTTTGCCTAAatgctaatttaatttgtatatctTTCTTTTGGCATTTATGGACAGTGACAAATGGTTCCATAATACGTTGTTAAGTGGATACATTAACGCTTATTGTTATTGACACCGACACACACAGTGACACTAATGATATTATATGCTACATGATAGTATTTTGGGAGTTGAACTCTTATTAAggcaatttcaaaatatttttgcatggtgaatgaaatgaaagaa
It encodes:
- the LOC142625166 gene encoding uncharacterized protein LOC142625166, whose amino-acid sequence is MDRELSDTGFIGLLQRAGVLKAIVLSCRLSNFRDLFNLRHLVRRWCTTTHTFFLFCGEITVTLEDVANQLLLLILGDVDLAALEFSLEEEAVEAELKKRISGNAKLSFWIGSPSKLSVVASRAAFITFWLCKFVFSCHPHYVVKSLYFRLAINIFAGASLLLAPMFLGHLYVQLDIMRSDESQTGSCHIVTTSVHSTILQHLLYERCVRHLAKCRPVRFAKEKYRSYPKVITDFCGRFDSDFPLVFRWVGLKPIDHPAIEFFDKGVGFSLRAYRNLGTGYTCVDSVMVTFVNVVGNTTPLIGFEERGITYLAATNARWLPYLADDGVKFVQYPTNRVKRQFGLDQDILDDISLLMESSSSV